A window from Streptomonospora salina encodes these proteins:
- the dnaE gene encoding DNA polymerase III subunit alpha — protein MADPFVHLHVHTEYSMLDGAAKLKPLFAEAARLQMPAVAMTDHGNMFGAYEFWEQSKGSGVKPIIGIEAYVAPESRFHKKRVRWGRGDANENTEGGKDISGGGRYLHMTMWARNAAGLRNLFRMSSLASIEGYYGKPRMDLELMSRHAEGVMVSTGCPSGGVQTRLRLGQEKEAVEYAAKLQDIFGKDSVFLELMDHGISIERDVRDGLLRVGRELNLPPLVTNDSHYVTQDQAQDHDALLAVGVGKNLDDPARFRFNGDGYYLKSAEEMGSLVSLDEWAQGCRNTMLIADSVEEGAYDEVFAHRDLMPKFSVPEGESQASWLRSEIDRLTPTRYPDGADRAVQERVDHELGIINGMGFPAYFLVVSDICQYARKHGIALGPGRGSAAGSMVAYVLGITDLDPLEHGLLFERFLNPERVTMPDIDLDFDERRRGEMIDYVTDLYGDERVAQILTFGTIKAKAAVKDSTRIHGLPYALGDQVTKAFPPPVGGKEIELSEVEDESSERYAEAVELRTLMEKDPQVKKVMETARGIEGLTRGTGVHAAGVILSAEELLDVVPLHKRDTDGAIITGFPFPQCEEMGLLKMDFLGLRNLTIIDDAIHNVKSNEGVDIDWSRAGVVDPKTYELLARGDTLGVFQLDGTAMRALLRRMQPKQFSDIVAVNALYRPGPMAANAHNDYADRSNGRQEITSIHSELYDALDPILSETYHVLVYQEQIMAIAQEMAGYSLGGADLMRRAMGKKKKEALEKEYTKFNAGMLERGFSQEAIDTLWEVMLPFSGYAFNKSHAAGYAILSYRTAYLKANHPASYMAALLTSVSGDKDKMAVYLAECRKMGIRVLPPDVNESGLRFSAVGADIRFGLGAVRNVGGNVVESIMNTRKAKGGFTSFVDFVSKIELAACNKRVVESLVKAGAFDSFGQPRMDLFNHHEHAVDAMISSKKQEAHGQFDLFGAGDEAESAPIGLDINWSDQEWDRKTKLAFEREMLGLYVSSHPLAGAERILARSSDVSILDINNGERRDRSEVQVAGLISAVERRVSKQSGNPWAKVTIEDLDASIDLLFFAESYTLYSEVLVEDTAVSVKGRVKEREGEYSIQAFELTPLDITHVSEGPPPMLLTVQEQRLTADLVDELKHVLKAHRGETPLTVRVDHPVTSRVYDIPGYPVRVGPELAGDLKSLLGAEAVTY, from the coding sequence GTGGCTGACCCCTTCGTCCACCTGCACGTCCACACCGAGTACTCGATGCTGGACGGCGCTGCCAAACTCAAACCGCTGTTCGCCGAAGCCGCCCGGCTGCAGATGCCCGCCGTCGCCATGACCGACCACGGCAACATGTTCGGCGCCTACGAGTTCTGGGAGCAGTCCAAAGGCTCGGGGGTCAAGCCGATCATCGGCATCGAGGCCTACGTGGCGCCGGAGTCGCGGTTCCACAAGAAGCGCGTGCGCTGGGGCCGCGGCGACGCCAACGAGAACACCGAGGGCGGCAAGGACATCTCCGGCGGCGGCCGCTACCTGCACATGACCATGTGGGCGCGCAACGCCGCCGGCCTGCGCAACCTGTTCCGCATGTCCTCGTTGGCCAGCATCGAGGGCTACTACGGCAAGCCGCGCATGGACCTGGAGCTGATGAGCCGCCACGCCGAAGGTGTGATGGTCTCCACCGGCTGCCCCTCCGGCGGCGTGCAGACCCGCCTGCGGCTCGGCCAGGAGAAGGAGGCCGTCGAGTACGCCGCCAAGCTCCAGGACATCTTCGGCAAGGACAGCGTGTTCCTGGAGCTGATGGACCACGGCATCAGCATCGAACGCGACGTGCGCGACGGCCTGCTGCGGGTCGGCCGCGAACTGAACCTGCCGCCGCTGGTGACCAACGACTCCCACTACGTCACCCAGGACCAGGCCCAGGACCACGACGCGCTGCTGGCGGTGGGGGTGGGCAAGAACCTCGACGACCCCGCCCGGTTCCGGTTCAACGGCGACGGCTACTACCTCAAGTCCGCCGAAGAGATGGGCTCCCTGGTCAGTCTGGACGAATGGGCCCAGGGCTGCCGCAACACGATGCTGATCGCCGACAGCGTCGAGGAGGGCGCCTACGACGAGGTCTTCGCGCACCGCGACCTCATGCCCAAATTCAGCGTCCCCGAGGGCGAGAGCCAGGCGTCGTGGCTGCGCAGCGAGATCGACCGCCTCACGCCCACCCGCTACCCCGACGGCGCCGACCGGGCCGTGCAGGAGCGTGTCGACCACGAGCTCGGCATCATCAACGGGATGGGCTTTCCCGCCTACTTCCTGGTGGTCTCCGACATCTGCCAGTACGCCCGCAAGCACGGCATCGCGCTGGGTCCGGGCCGCGGCTCGGCCGCCGGGTCGATGGTGGCCTACGTGCTCGGCATCACCGATCTCGACCCGCTGGAGCACGGGCTGCTGTTCGAGCGGTTCCTCAACCCCGAACGCGTCACCATGCCCGACATCGACCTGGACTTCGACGAGCGCCGGCGCGGCGAGATGATCGACTACGTCACCGACCTCTACGGCGACGAGCGCGTCGCCCAGATCCTCACCTTCGGCACCATCAAGGCCAAGGCCGCCGTCAAGGACTCCACCCGCATCCACGGCCTGCCCTACGCCCTGGGCGACCAGGTCACCAAGGCGTTCCCGCCGCCGGTGGGCGGCAAAGAGATCGAGCTGTCCGAGGTCGAGGACGAGTCGTCCGAGCGCTACGCCGAAGCGGTCGAGCTGCGCACGTTGATGGAGAAGGACCCGCAGGTCAAGAAGGTGATGGAGACCGCGCGGGGCATCGAGGGCCTCACCCGCGGCACCGGCGTGCACGCCGCCGGGGTCATCCTCTCCGCGGAAGAGCTGCTGGACGTGGTCCCGCTGCACAAGCGCGACACCGACGGCGCCATCATCACCGGGTTCCCCTTCCCGCAGTGCGAGGAGATGGGCCTGCTGAAGATGGACTTCCTGGGCCTGCGCAACCTCACGATCATCGACGACGCGATCCACAACGTGAAGTCCAACGAGGGCGTCGACATCGACTGGTCCCGAGCCGGCGTGGTCGACCCCAAGACCTACGAGCTGCTGGCCCGCGGCGACACCCTGGGCGTGTTCCAGCTCGACGGCACCGCCATGCGGGCCCTGCTGCGGCGCATGCAGCCCAAGCAGTTCTCCGACATCGTGGCCGTCAACGCCCTGTACCGGCCCGGCCCGATGGCGGCCAACGCCCACAACGACTACGCCGACCGGTCGAACGGGCGCCAGGAGATCACCTCGATCCATTCCGAGCTCTACGACGCCCTCGACCCGATCCTCTCCGAGACCTACCACGTGCTGGTCTATCAGGAGCAGATCATGGCCATCGCCCAGGAGATGGCCGGCTATTCGCTGGGCGGCGCCGACCTGATGCGCCGCGCCATGGGCAAGAAGAAGAAGGAGGCGCTGGAGAAGGAGTACACCAAGTTCAACGCCGGCATGCTGGAACGCGGGTTCTCCCAGGAGGCCATCGACACCCTCTGGGAGGTCATGCTCCCGTTCTCCGGATACGCGTTCAACAAGTCCCACGCGGCCGGCTACGCGATCCTCTCCTACCGCACCGCCTACCTCAAGGCCAACCATCCCGCCTCCTACATGGCGGCGCTGCTGACCTCCGTCAGCGGCGACAAGGACAAGATGGCGGTCTATCTCGCCGAGTGCCGCAAGATGGGCATCCGGGTGCTGCCGCCCGACGTGAACGAATCCGGCTTGCGCTTCTCCGCGGTCGGGGCCGACATCCGCTTCGGCCTGGGCGCGGTGCGCAACGTCGGCGGCAACGTCGTCGAATCCATCATGAACACCCGCAAGGCCAAGGGCGGATTCACCTCCTTCGTGGATTTCGTCTCCAAGATCGAGCTGGCCGCCTGCAACAAGCGCGTGGTGGAGTCGCTGGTCAAGGCCGGGGCCTTCGACAGCTTCGGCCAGCCCCGCATGGACCTGTTCAACCACCACGAGCACGCCGTCGACGCGATGATCTCGTCCAAGAAGCAGGAGGCCCACGGCCAGTTCGACCTGTTCGGCGCCGGCGACGAGGCCGAGTCCGCGCCGATCGGGCTCGACATCAACTGGTCGGACCAGGAGTGGGACCGCAAGACCAAGCTCGCGTTCGAGCGCGAGATGCTGGGCCTCTACGTCTCCAGCCACCCCCTCGCCGGCGCAGAGCGCATCCTCGCCCGCTCCAGCGACGTCTCCATCCTCGACATCAACAACGGCGAGCGCCGCGACCGCTCCGAGGTGCAGGTCGCCGGGCTGATCTCGGCGGTGGAGCGCCGGGTCAGCAAACAGTCGGGCAATCCCTGGGCCAAGGTCACCATCGAGGACCTCGACGCCAGTATCGACCTGCTGTTCTTCGCCGAGTCCTACACGCTCTACTCGGAGGTGCTGGTCGAGGACACCGCCGTGTCGGTCAAGGGCCGGGTCAAGGAGCGCGAAGGCGAGTACTCCATCCAGGCCTTCGAGCTGACCCCGCTGGACATCACCCACGTCTCCGAGGGCCCGCCCCCGATGCTGCTCACCGTGCAGGAGCAGCGGCTGACCGCCGATCTGGTCGACGAGCTCAAGCACGTCCTCAAGGCCCACCGCGGGGAGACCCCGTTGACCGTCCGCGTCGATCACCCGGTCACGTCGCGGGTCTACGACATCCCGGGCTATCCGGTGCGTGTGGGCCCCGAGCTCGCCGGCGACCTGAAGTCGCTGCTGGGCGCCGAGGCGGTCACCTACTAG
- a CDS encoding TetR/AcrR family transcriptional regulator, whose product MAVRTHGGTGTSDVAPADSAESSVPRRLLAVATRMFAEKGFDRTSVQEIVDAAEVTKGAMYHYFDSKDDLLAEIYTRVLRLQMSRLADIARRELPVAERVERAAADVVVSTIENLDDATISFRSLHMLRPEKQREVRDERRRYHELFRSLVTEGQGQGVFTDRVPADIVVDFYFGSVHHLSTWYHPEGALSPQEIGAYYARLLLDALRPAPAAG is encoded by the coding sequence GTGGCCGTTCGCACCCACGGGGGTACGGGGACGTCGGACGTGGCCCCCGCTGATTCCGCCGAGTCCTCGGTCCCGCGGCGGCTGCTCGCCGTGGCGACCCGCATGTTCGCCGAGAAGGGCTTCGACCGCACCTCGGTACAGGAGATCGTCGACGCGGCCGAGGTCACCAAGGGGGCGATGTACCACTACTTCGACTCCAAGGACGACCTGCTCGCCGAGATCTACACCCGGGTGCTGCGCCTGCAGATGTCGCGGTTGGCCGATATCGCCCGCCGGGAGCTGCCGGTGGCCGAGCGCGTCGAGCGCGCCGCCGCCGACGTGGTGGTCAGCACCATCGAGAACCTCGACGACGCGACGATCTCCTTCCGGTCGCTGCACATGCTGCGCCCGGAGAAGCAGCGCGAGGTGCGCGACGAGCGCCGCCGCTACCACGAGCTGTTCCGGTCGCTGGTCACCGAGGGCCAAGGGCAGGGCGTCTTCACCGACCGGGTCCCCGCCGACATCGTCGTCGACTTCTACTTCGGCAGCGTGCACCACCTCAGCACCTGGTACCACCCCGAGGGTGCGCTGAGTCCCCAGGAGATCGGCGCGTACTACGCCCGCCTCCTCCTCGACGCGCTGCGCCCGGCCCCCGCCGCCGGCTGA
- a CDS encoding response regulator, with the protein MIRTILVDDEQLVRSGLRMILDSAEDVDVVGEAEDGDAGVELAARLEPDVVLLDIRMPGADGLTAAASVAQLPRPPKVVLLTTFDLDEYVHRALRAGAVGFLLKDTPPRDLVGAVRTVEEGNAMLAPSITKRMLERFTVSASDTAAEAARRLQVLSDRERDVLVAVAGGMSNAEAGRSLGMREATVKAHVSSILAKLGMGNRVQAAILAHDAGWA; encoded by the coding sequence GTGATCCGCACGATCCTGGTCGACGACGAGCAGCTCGTGCGGTCGGGTCTGCGGATGATCCTCGACAGCGCCGAGGACGTCGACGTCGTCGGCGAGGCCGAAGACGGCGACGCGGGCGTGGAGCTGGCCGCACGCCTGGAACCCGACGTGGTCCTGCTGGACATCCGCATGCCCGGGGCCGACGGGCTGACCGCCGCGGCGTCCGTGGCGCAGCTGCCGCGCCCGCCCAAGGTGGTGCTGCTGACGACCTTCGACCTGGACGAGTACGTCCACCGCGCGCTGCGCGCCGGAGCGGTGGGATTCCTGCTCAAAGACACCCCGCCGCGCGACCTCGTCGGCGCGGTGCGCACCGTCGAGGAGGGCAACGCGATGCTGGCGCCCAGCATCACCAAGCGCATGCTGGAGCGCTTCACGGTCTCGGCGTCGGACACCGCCGCCGAGGCCGCCCGCAGGCTTCAGGTGCTCAGCGACCGCGAGCGCGACGTGCTCGTCGCCGTCGCCGGCGGCATGTCCAACGCCGAGGCGGGCCGCAGCCTCGGCATGCGCGAGGCGACGGTCAAAGCCCACGTCAGCAGCATCCTGGCCAAACTCGGCATGGGAAACCGGGTGCAGGCGGCCATCCTCGCCCACGACGCCGGGTGGGCCTGA
- a CDS encoding sensor histidine kinase, with protein MAQDGVTLPGGASAQRQQPRWARWWARRHRIADWLLAVAFLPWTALMLVGDPHGLLGLPAMAVSAVAALIGDAAGVFLGLHAGWGALTLGAAVSTVVLFRRTRPRLMFGAATVTLLCYGDIGMAALAMFTYAAWYDDRRRLGLWSAWLTLCTLAVYTVGGPMTAPAASTMLIMFYGLPLAVGLWIGTRRVLIANLRERAERLEREQHLLADQAISAERTRIAREMHDVVAHRVSLMVLHAGGLEVSAPDGRTAESAALIRNTGRDALAELREILGVLRDNPESSAPTAPQPVLSDLFRLVGEWRSAGMPVRESATGTPVTLSAQTERTAYRIVQEALTNAAKHAPDADVRVHLDHRPDTLEITVENSPSPAAAAAPPPSSGYGLAGLRERVNLAGGSLRTGPRLDGGWRVTAVLPLTPDGLGEGRGAGQ; from the coding sequence ATGGCACAGGACGGGGTGACACTACCGGGGGGTGCGAGCGCCCAGCGGCAGCAGCCGCGGTGGGCCCGCTGGTGGGCGCGCAGGCACCGCATCGCCGATTGGCTGCTGGCCGTGGCCTTCCTGCCCTGGACCGCCCTCATGCTGGTGGGCGACCCGCACGGTCTGCTCGGCCTGCCCGCCATGGCGGTGTCCGCCGTCGCCGCTCTGATCGGCGACGCAGCGGGCGTCTTCCTGGGCCTCCATGCCGGGTGGGGTGCGCTGACGCTTGGCGCGGCGGTCTCGACCGTCGTGCTCTTCCGCCGCACGCGGCCCCGGCTCATGTTCGGGGCGGCGACGGTCACGCTGCTGTGTTACGGCGACATCGGTATGGCCGCCCTGGCCATGTTCACCTACGCGGCCTGGTACGACGACCGGCGGCGGCTGGGCCTGTGGTCCGCATGGCTGACGCTGTGCACCCTGGCCGTCTACACGGTCGGCGGACCCATGACCGCACCGGCGGCCTCCACCATGCTCATCATGTTCTACGGCCTGCCGCTGGCCGTGGGCCTGTGGATCGGCACCCGCCGCGTACTCATCGCCAACCTGCGCGAGCGTGCCGAACGCCTGGAGCGCGAGCAGCACCTGCTGGCCGACCAGGCGATCTCCGCCGAGCGCACCCGCATCGCCCGGGAGATGCACGACGTCGTCGCCCACCGGGTCAGTCTGATGGTGCTGCACGCGGGCGGTCTGGAGGTCTCCGCGCCCGACGGGCGCACCGCCGAGAGCGCCGCCCTGATCCGCAACACCGGCCGCGACGCGCTGGCCGAGTTGCGTGAGATCCTCGGTGTGCTGCGCGACAACCCCGAGTCGAGCGCGCCGACCGCGCCCCAGCCGGTGCTGTCCGACCTGTTCCGGCTCGTCGGCGAGTGGCGTTCGGCCGGGATGCCGGTCCGGGAGAGCGCGACCGGGACCCCGGTCACGTTGTCGGCGCAGACCGAACGCACCGCCTACCGCATCGTCCAGGAGGCGCTGACCAACGCGGCCAAGCACGCGCCCGACGCCGATGTGCGGGTGCACCTGGACCATCGCCCCGACACGCTGGAGATCACCGTGGAGAACTCCCCCTCGCCCGCCGCGGCCGCCGCACCTCCGCCCAGTAGCGGGTACGGGCTGGCGGGACTGCGCGAACGGGTCAACCTGGCCGGAGGCAGCCTGCGCACCGGGCCGCGGCTGGACGGCGGGTGGCGGGTCACCGCCGTGCTGCCGCTGACCCCGGACGGGCTCGGCGAGGGGCGGGGGGCCGGGCAGTGA
- a CDS encoding ABC transporter ATP-binding protein translates to MSQSAAETAPASDPTDAPPVVDARDLVKVYGRADSAVHALDGVSVSFDRGAFTAIMGPSGSGKSTLMHCLAGLDTVTSGTVHLGRTELTRLRDKQLTLLRRDRIGFIFQSFNLLPMLTAEQNILLPGRIAKRKHDPARFKRIVDVVGLGDRLSHLPSALSGGQQQRVAVARALLGDPEVVYADEPTGNLDSRSGAEVLGFLRDSARDLGQTVIMVTHDPVAAAYADRVVFLRDGRLVDEVHEPTSETVLDHLVKLES, encoded by the coding sequence GTGAGCCAGAGCGCGGCCGAGACCGCCCCCGCATCCGACCCGACCGACGCCCCTCCCGTGGTCGACGCCCGCGACCTCGTCAAAGTCTACGGACGCGCCGACTCGGCGGTCCACGCCTTGGACGGCGTCAGCGTCTCCTTCGACCGCGGCGCGTTCACCGCGATCATGGGGCCTTCGGGCTCCGGCAAGTCCACCCTCATGCACTGCCTGGCCGGCCTCGACACCGTGACGTCGGGAACGGTGCACCTGGGCCGAACCGAGCTCACGCGGCTACGCGACAAGCAGCTCACGCTGCTGCGCCGCGACCGCATCGGGTTCATCTTCCAGTCGTTCAACCTGCTGCCGATGCTGACCGCCGAGCAGAACATCCTGCTTCCCGGCCGCATCGCCAAGCGCAAGCACGATCCGGCCCGATTCAAGCGCATCGTCGACGTCGTGGGGCTGGGCGACCGGCTCAGCCACCTGCCCTCGGCGCTGTCGGGCGGCCAGCAGCAGCGGGTCGCGGTGGCCCGGGCGCTGCTGGGCGATCCCGAGGTCGTCTACGCCGACGAGCCCACCGGCAACCTCGACTCCCGTTCCGGGGCGGAAGTGCTGGGCTTCCTGCGCGACTCCGCGCGCGATCTGGGCCAGACGGTCATCATGGTCACCCACGACCCGGTCGCCGCCGCCTACGCCGACCGGGTCGTGTTCCTGCGCGACGGGCGGCTGGTGGACGAGGTCCACGAACCCACCTCCGAGACCGTGCTCGACCACCTGGTGAAGTTGGAGTCCTGA
- a CDS encoding ABC transporter permease, translating into MLRTTLAGLRLHKGRLVTTALAVALGVMFVSGTLVFSDTLRESFASQVMGSAGKMDAVAMAEERGPEGEIARDVLAEVRDLPEIDRAAGVTRAAAPLLDPDGRAVGTTPTLGLSVGEVTRYSAAEGDLPEGPEEAALATTTADNAGYEVGDTAQVLDADGEKHSFTVTGLIDFGISDEISYRGAVAFAPATAAQMTGTDGLAEIDAIAAEGVSAQEAADAVEAVAGDHAEVLTGKKLGERLASDAGTQADVLAMGLLLFALISVVVAAIVIHNTFAILVAQRQREMALLRCVGAVRRQVFTSVVAEALVVGVLASAVGVLAGIGLGVAGYAVGSDAIAADASGATAVVTPQTVLIGLAVGTATTLSAALMPARRATFVPPLAALRTSDVASGLAKNFGVVRIAVGTLLLAAAAGTVALALSIDDSDQALMLVAGGGVVAFAGVVAWSPLVVRVAVAAVAPLMRALGVSSALAADNARRNPKRAATAMIALTVGATLITGYAVVNASMMSTTDARLDEQFPMDYRIHAQIALEEDSTGVDPEVARDLREQPEIDTVVAERRKIRESPDHFAYFTTFLGADVADAVDAEAASGDLADVGPGTVAVHDEFASEGVGDTLRLDTEDGERSYEVAAVVDEAQTAWSVIMAPADFAEAFPSVGTDNSLRVTATDGADSERLHDAVYSAVEGHPTLQVQSVADSRRQYEEMLNTAFLAIVAMLGLAVVIAVFGIANTLALSVLERTRESAMLRALGLKRAQLRVMLVWEAVLLCVIGAAVGVGLGAVFGWASVAVMFDDPLFSLPVGQIGAFLAAAVAAGLLASVLPSRQAARTSITAAMASE; encoded by the coding sequence ATGCTGCGCACCACACTCGCCGGCCTGCGCCTGCACAAAGGCCGGCTCGTCACCACGGCACTCGCCGTCGCCCTGGGCGTCATGTTCGTCTCGGGCACCCTGGTGTTCTCCGACACGCTGCGGGAGAGCTTCGCCAGCCAGGTCATGGGATCGGCGGGGAAGATGGACGCCGTCGCCATGGCCGAGGAGCGCGGGCCGGAGGGCGAGATCGCCCGCGACGTGCTCGCCGAGGTCCGCGACCTGCCCGAGATCGACCGGGCCGCCGGGGTCACGCGAGCGGCCGCCCCGCTGCTGGACCCGGACGGGCGCGCGGTGGGCACCACTCCCACACTCGGGCTGTCGGTGGGCGAGGTCACCCGCTACTCGGCAGCCGAGGGGGACCTGCCCGAGGGTCCGGAGGAGGCGGCCCTGGCCACCACGACCGCCGACAACGCCGGCTACGAGGTCGGCGACACCGCGCAGGTGCTCGACGCCGACGGCGAAAAGCACTCCTTCACCGTCACCGGGCTGATCGACTTCGGGATCTCCGACGAGATCTCCTACCGCGGCGCCGTCGCCTTCGCTCCGGCCACGGCCGCGCAGATGACCGGCACCGACGGCCTCGCCGAGATCGACGCGATCGCCGCGGAGGGCGTCAGCGCCCAGGAGGCCGCCGATGCGGTCGAGGCGGTGGCGGGAGACCACGCCGAAGTGCTCACCGGGAAGAAGCTGGGCGAGCGCCTCGCTTCGGATGCGGGCACCCAGGCCGACGTCCTGGCCATGGGCCTGCTGCTGTTCGCGCTGATCTCGGTCGTCGTGGCGGCCATCGTCATCCACAACACCTTCGCCATCCTGGTGGCCCAGCGCCAGCGGGAGATGGCGCTGCTGCGCTGCGTCGGCGCCGTGCGCCGGCAGGTGTTCACCAGCGTGGTGGCCGAGGCGCTGGTCGTAGGCGTGCTCGCCTCCGCGGTGGGGGTACTGGCCGGAATCGGTCTGGGCGTCGCGGGCTATGCGGTGGGCTCCGATGCGATCGCCGCCGACGCGAGCGGCGCCACCGCGGTCGTCACTCCGCAAACGGTGCTGATCGGGCTGGCCGTGGGCACCGCGACGACCCTGTCCGCGGCGCTGATGCCGGCGCGCCGCGCCACCTTCGTGCCGCCGCTGGCGGCGCTGCGCACCAGCGACGTCGCCTCCGGGCTGGCCAAGAACTTCGGTGTCGTGCGCATCGCCGTCGGCACCCTCCTGCTGGCGGCCGCGGCGGGTACCGTCGCCCTGGCCCTGTCCATCGACGATTCCGACCAGGCGCTGATGCTGGTCGCCGGCGGCGGCGTGGTCGCGTTCGCCGGCGTCGTCGCCTGGAGCCCGCTGGTGGTGCGGGTGGCGGTGGCGGCGGTCGCGCCCCTGATGCGAGCGCTGGGCGTGTCCAGTGCGCTGGCCGCCGACAACGCGCGGCGCAACCCGAAGCGGGCCGCCACCGCCATGATCGCGCTGACGGTGGGCGCCACCCTGATCACCGGCTACGCGGTGGTCAACGCGTCGATGATGAGCACCACCGACGCCCGGCTCGACGAGCAGTTCCCGATGGACTACCGGATCCACGCCCAGATCGCCCTGGAGGAGGACTCCACGGGCGTCGATCCCGAGGTGGCCCGCGACCTGCGCGAGCAGCCCGAAATCGACACGGTGGTGGCCGAGCGCAGAAAGATCCGGGAGTCCCCGGACCACTTCGCCTACTTCACCACCTTCCTGGGCGCCGACGTGGCCGATGCCGTCGACGCCGAGGCAGCCTCCGGCGACCTCGCCGACGTCGGGCCGGGCACGGTCGCGGTGCACGACGAGTTCGCCTCGGAAGGCGTCGGCGACACGCTCCGGTTGGACACCGAGGACGGCGAGCGCTCCTACGAGGTGGCGGCCGTGGTCGACGAGGCGCAGACGGCCTGGAGCGTGATCATGGCGCCCGCGGACTTCGCCGAGGCCTTCCCCAGCGTCGGCACCGACAACTCCCTCAGGGTCACCGCCACCGACGGGGCCGACTCCGAGCGGCTGCACGACGCCGTCTACTCGGCCGTGGAGGGCCACCCCACACTGCAGGTGCAGTCGGTGGCCGACAGTCGCCGGCAGTACGAGGAGATGCTGAACACGGCCTTCCTGGCGATCGTGGCGATGCTGGGCCTGGCGGTGGTGATCGCGGTGTTCGGTATCGCCAACACGCTGGCGCTGTCGGTACTGGAACGCACCCGCGAGTCGGCGATGCTGCGGGCGCTGGGCCTGAAGCGCGCCCAACTGCGGGTGATGCTGGTGTGGGAGGCCGTGCTGCTGTGTGTGATCGGCGCTGCGGTGGGCGTCGGGCTGGGTGCGGTCTTCGGCTGGGCGTCGGTGGCGGTGATGTTCGACGACCCGCTGTTCTCGCTGCCTGTCGGCCAGATCGGCGCGTTCCTCGCAGCCGCGGTCGCGGCCGGCCTGCTGGCGTCGGTACTGCCGTCGCGGCAGGCGGCGCGCACCTCCATCACCGCGGCGATGGCCAGCGAGTAG
- a CDS encoding FAD/NAD(P)-binding protein: protein MGDAAADDGGGPAIVFAGGGAGAALAAIALLRATTWLRLAYRIVLIDDYGRFARGRPYGGAGDDCLLEVPVKHMSALPDRPCHLLEWARARSSSRRRTSGAAPALSTTAPASAACGPDTLLPRRVYGDYLAETLAATADWASPYASLHTRTDRVVGVGADDRDGGAKVHLASGAGVAAAAAVVATGDPAAAAPPPVGGGAPEAQAPGLSVCSCGALTTPQGEAARLFAVGTVRRGAADATVPRIRDQAEAMAQRIADTVLRTPPGRR, encoded by the coding sequence ATGGGAGATGCTGCGGCCGACGACGGCGGCGGGCCGGCCATCGTGTTCGCGGGCGGCGGAGCGGGGGCGGCCCTCGCCGCGATCGCACTGCTGCGCGCCACCACGTGGCTGCGCCTGGCCTACCGCATCGTGCTGATCGACGACTACGGGCGGTTCGCACGCGGGCGGCCCTACGGAGGCGCGGGCGACGACTGCCTGCTGGAGGTCCCCGTCAAGCACATGTCGGCACTGCCCGACCGGCCCTGCCACCTGTTGGAGTGGGCCCGCGCCCGCTCCTCCTCCCGGCGGCGGACGTCCGGCGCCGCACCGGCCCTCAGCACCACCGCGCCCGCATCGGCGGCCTGCGGGCCCGACACGCTGCTGCCGCGCCGCGTCTACGGCGACTACCTCGCCGAAACGCTGGCGGCGACGGCGGACTGGGCCTCCCCGTACGCATCACTGCACACCCGCACCGACCGGGTCGTGGGCGTCGGCGCCGACGACCGCGACGGCGGCGCGAAGGTACACCTGGCCTCGGGCGCGGGTGTGGCGGCCGCGGCGGCCGTCGTGGCCACGGGCGATCCCGCCGCAGCGGCACCTCCCCCGGTCGGAGGCGGGGCGCCGGAGGCGCAGGCCCCGGGCCTGTCGGTGTGCTCCTGCGGCGCCCTGACCACACCGCAGGGCGAAGCGGCCCGGCTGTTCGCGGTCGGGACGGTGCGCCGCGGCGCCGCGGACGCCACCGTTCCGCGCATCCGCGACCAGGCCGAGGCGATGGCGCAGCGCATCGCCGACACGGTGCTGCGCACTCCGCCGGGGCGGCGCTGA